Proteins encoded within one genomic window of Bradyrhizobium sp. CB1717:
- the rpsC gene encoding 30S ribosomal protein S3 produces the protein MGQKINPIGLRLGINRTWDSRWFAGKQEYGKLLHEDVKIREILHKELKQAAVARIVIERPHKKCRVTIHSARPGVVIGKKGADIDKLRKRVADITSSDVVINIVEIRKPELDATLVAESIAQQLERRVAFRRAMKRAVQSAMRLGAEGIRINCSGRLGGAEIARMEWYREGRVPLHTLRADIDYGVATAFTTFGTCGVKVWIFKGEILEHDPMAQDKRMAEGETGGGGDRGGRQRRDTAAA, from the coding sequence ATGGGTCAAAAGATCAATCCGATCGGTCTGCGTCTCGGCATCAACCGGACCTGGGATTCCCGCTGGTTCGCCGGCAAGCAGGAATACGGCAAGCTGCTGCACGAGGACGTCAAGATCCGCGAGATCCTGCACAAGGAGCTCAAGCAGGCGGCCGTCGCCCGCATCGTGATCGAGCGTCCGCACAAGAAGTGCCGCGTCACCATCCACTCGGCCCGTCCGGGCGTGGTGATCGGCAAGAAGGGCGCCGACATCGACAAGCTGCGCAAGCGCGTTGCGGACATCACCTCGTCCGACGTCGTCATCAACATCGTCGAGATCCGCAAGCCGGAGCTCGATGCGACGCTGGTGGCCGAGTCGATCGCGCAGCAGCTGGAGCGCCGCGTGGCGTTCCGCCGCGCCATGAAGCGCGCCGTGCAGTCGGCGATGCGTCTCGGCGCGGAAGGCATCCGCATCAACTGCTCGGGACGTCTCGGCGGTGCGGAAATCGCGCGCATGGAGTGGTACCGCGAAGGTCGCGTGCCGCTGCACACGCTGCGTGCCGACATCGACTACGGCGTTGCGACCGCGTTCACGACCTTCGGCACCTGCGGCGTCAAGGTCTGGATCTTCAAGGGCGAGATCCTCGAGCACGATCCGATGGCCCAGGACAAGAGAATGGCCGAAGGCGAGACCGGCGGCGGTGGTGATCGTGGTGGCCGTCAGCGCCGCGACACGGCTGCGGCCTAA
- the fusA gene encoding elongation factor G: MPRQHAIEDYRNFGIMAHIDAGKTTTTERILYYTGKSHKIGEVHEGAATMDWMEQEQERGITITSAATTAFWAGKRLNIIDTPGHVDFTIEVERSLRVLDGAVCVLDSNQGVEPQTETVWRQGDKYKVPRIVFANKMDKIGADFFKCLADIVDRLGAKPVAIQLPIGAENNFKGLVDLVKMKGVVWNDEALGAKFDYVDIPEDLVDQAKEYREKMVEAAVELDDDAMAAYLDGKEPDEATLKRLIRKAVLTGAFYPVLCGSAFKNKGVQPLLDAVVDYLPSPLDVPAIKGTDDKGNEVVRKADDKEPLALLAFKIMDDPFVGTITFCRIYSGVLQSGTGVVNSTREKKERIGRMLLMHANNREDIKEAYAGDIVALAGLKEARTGDTLCDPDKQVILEKMEFPEPVIEIAIEPKSKADQEKLGVALAKLAAEDPSFRVSTDHESGQTILKGMGELHLDIKVDILKRTYKVDANIGAPQVAFRERVTKRVEHSYTHKKQTGGTGQFAAVSFIVEPNEPGKGYEFESKIVGGAVPKEYIPGVEKGLESVLSSGVVAGFPVVDVKVQLVDGKYHDVDSSALAFEIASRACFREALQMGKSVLLEPIMKVEVVTPEDYTGSVIGDLNSRRGQIQGQDMRGNANVINAMVPLMNMFGYVNNLRSMSQGRATFTMQFDHYAEAPANVSAEVQKKFA, from the coding sequence ATGCCCCGCCAACATGCCATCGAAGACTACCGTAACTTCGGTATCATGGCGCATATCGACGCCGGCAAGACGACGACGACCGAGCGCATCCTCTATTACACCGGCAAGAGCCACAAGATCGGCGAAGTGCACGAAGGTGCCGCGACGATGGACTGGATGGAGCAGGAGCAGGAGCGTGGCATCACGATCACCTCGGCTGCGACCACCGCCTTCTGGGCCGGCAAGCGGCTGAACATCATCGACACTCCCGGCCACGTCGACTTCACCATCGAAGTCGAGCGTTCGCTGCGCGTGCTCGACGGCGCCGTCTGCGTGCTCGACTCGAACCAGGGCGTCGAGCCCCAGACCGAGACCGTCTGGCGCCAGGGCGACAAGTACAAGGTTCCGCGCATCGTCTTCGCCAACAAGATGGACAAGATCGGTGCCGACTTCTTCAAGTGTCTGGCGGACATCGTCGACCGCCTGGGCGCCAAGCCCGTCGCGATCCAGCTTCCGATCGGTGCCGAGAACAACTTCAAGGGTCTCGTCGACCTCGTGAAGATGAAGGGCGTCGTCTGGAACGATGAAGCCCTCGGCGCCAAGTTCGACTATGTCGACATTCCGGAAGATCTCGTCGACCAGGCCAAGGAATACCGCGAGAAGATGGTGGAGGCCGCCGTCGAGCTCGACGACGATGCCATGGCCGCTTACCTCGACGGCAAGGAGCCGGACGAGGCGACCCTGAAGCGCCTGATCCGCAAGGCGGTGCTGACCGGCGCGTTCTATCCCGTGCTGTGCGGCTCGGCCTTCAAGAACAAGGGCGTGCAGCCGCTGCTCGACGCCGTCGTCGACTATCTGCCGTCGCCGCTCGACGTGCCCGCGATCAAGGGCACCGACGACAAGGGCAACGAAGTCGTGCGCAAGGCGGACGACAAGGAGCCGCTGGCGCTGCTCGCGTTCAAGATCATGGACGACCCGTTCGTCGGCACCATCACCTTCTGCCGCATCTACTCCGGCGTTCTCCAGAGCGGCACCGGCGTCGTGAACTCGACCCGCGAGAAAAAGGAGCGCATCGGGCGCATGCTGTTGATGCATGCGAACAACCGCGAGGACATCAAGGAAGCCTATGCCGGCGACATCGTCGCGCTGGCCGGCCTGAAGGAAGCGCGCACCGGTGACACGCTGTGCGATCCCGACAAGCAGGTGATCCTGGAGAAGATGGAATTCCCCGAGCCGGTCATCGAGATCGCGATCGAGCCGAAGTCCAAGGCCGACCAGGAGAAGCTGGGCGTGGCGCTGGCCAAGCTCGCGGCGGAGGATCCGTCCTTCCGCGTCTCGACCGACCACGAGTCCGGCCAGACCATCCTCAAGGGCATGGGCGAACTCCACCTCGACATCAAGGTCGACATCCTCAAGCGCACCTACAAGGTCGACGCCAACATCGGCGCGCCGCAGGTGGCGTTCCGTGAGCGCGTCACCAAGCGGGTGGAGCACAGCTACACCCACAAGAAGCAGACCGGCGGTACCGGCCAGTTCGCGGCCGTGTCGTTCATCGTCGAGCCGAACGAGCCCGGCAAGGGCTACGAGTTCGAATCGAAGATCGTCGGCGGTGCGGTGCCGAAGGAATACATTCCCGGCGTCGAGAAGGGTCTGGAGAGCGTGCTGTCGTCCGGCGTGGTTGCGGGCTTCCCCGTGGTCGACGTCAAGGTGCAGCTGGTCGACGGCAAGTATCACGACGTCGACTCGTCGGCGCTCGCCTTCGAAATCGCTTCGCGCGCCTGCTTCCGCGAAGCGCTGCAGATGGGCAAGTCCGTCCTGCTTGAGCCGATCATGAAGGTCGAAGTGGTGACCCCGGAAGACTACACCGGCTCGGTCATCGGCGACCTGAATTCCCGGCGCGGTCAGATCCAGGGTCAGGACATGCGCGGCAACGCCAACGTCATCAACGCGATGGTGCCGCTCATGAACATGTTTGGTTACGTGAATAACCTGCGCTCGATGAGCCAGGGTCGCGCGACCTTCACCATGCAGTTCGATCACTACGCAGAAGCGCCGGCCAACGTGTCGGCAGAAGTCCAAAAGAAGTTTGCCTGA
- the rpsL gene encoding 30S ribosomal protein S12 has translation MPTINQLIAQPREVQKSRKKVPALQQSPQKRGVCTRVYTTTPKKPNSALRKVAKVRLTNGFEVIGYIPGEGHNLQEHSVVMIRGGRVKDLPGVRYHILRGVLDTQGVKNRKQRRSKYGAKRPK, from the coding sequence ATGCCGACGATCAACCAGCTGATCGCTCAACCGCGGGAAGTGCAGAAGTCGCGCAAGAAGGTGCCGGCGCTGCAGCAGTCGCCTCAGAAGCGTGGTGTTTGCACCCGCGTCTACACCACGACCCCGAAGAAGCCGAACTCGGCGCTTCGTAAGGTCGCCAAGGTGCGTCTGACCAACGGCTTCGAGGTGATCGGCTACATCCCCGGCGAAGGTCATAACCTCCAGGAGCACTCGGTGGTCATGATCCGCGGCGGCCGCGTCAAGGACTTGCCCGGCGTGCGCTACCACATCCTCCGCGGCGTTCTGGATACCCAGGGCGTCAAGAACCGTAAGCAGCGTCGTTCGAAGTACGGCGCCAAGCGTCCGAAGTAA
- the rplN gene encoding 50S ribosomal protein L14, whose protein sequence is MIQMQTNLDVADNSGARRVMCIKVLGGSKRRYATIGDIIVVSIKEAIPRGKVKKGDVMKAVVVRVRKDIRRADGSVIRFDRNAAVLINNQSEPVGTRIFGPVPRELRAKNHMKIISLAPEVL, encoded by the coding sequence ATGATTCAGATGCAGACCAACCTCGACGTGGCCGACAATTCTGGCGCACGCCGTGTCATGTGTATCAAGGTGCTCGGGGGTTCCAAGCGCCGCTATGCCACCATCGGCGACATCATCGTCGTCTCGATCAAGGAAGCGATTCCGCGTGGCAAGGTGAAGAAGGGCGACGTGATGAAGGCCGTTGTGGTGCGCGTCCGCAAGGACATCCGCCGCGCCGACGGTTCGGTCATCCGCTTCGACCGCAACGCCGCCGTTCTGATCAACAACCAGTCCGAGCCGGTCGGCACCCGTATCTTCGGGCCCGTGCCGCGCGAGCTGCGCGCCAAGAACCACATGAAGATCATTTCGCTCGCGCCGGAGGTGCTGTGA
- the rplP gene encoding 50S ribosomal protein L16, with protein MMQPKKTKFRKAHKGRIHGVASSGATLAFGQYGLKATEPERVTARQIEAARRALTRHMKRAGRVWIRVFPDVPVSKKPAEVRMGSGKGSPELWVARVKPGRVLFEIDGVNTQTAREALTLAAAKLPIKTRFVERIAE; from the coding sequence ATGATGCAACCAAAGAAAACGAAGTTCCGGAAGGCGCATAAGGGCCGCATCCACGGCGTTGCGTCTTCGGGCGCGACGTTGGCGTTCGGCCAGTACGGCCTGAAGGCGACCGAACCTGAGCGCGTCACCGCGCGCCAGATCGAGGCCGCCCGCCGCGCGCTGACCCGCCACATGAAGCGCGCCGGCCGCGTCTGGATCCGCGTGTTCCCCGACGTTCCGGTGTCGAAGAAGCCGGCCGAAGTCCGCATGGGCTCCGGCAAGGGTTCGCCGGAACTGTGGGTGGCGCGCGTCAAGCCGGGCCGGGTGCTGTTCGAGATCGACGGCGTCAACACCCAGACGGCGCGTGAGGCGCTGACCCTGGCGGCCGCCAAGCTGCCGATCAAGACGCGCTTCGTCGAGCGCATTGCGGAGTAA
- the rpsQ gene encoding 30S ribosomal protein S17, whose protein sequence is MPKRTLQGVVVSDKQAKTIVVRVDRRFTHPIYKKTIRRSKNYHAHDESNEFKPGDVVWIEESKPISKLKRWVVIRGEHKKSA, encoded by the coding sequence ATGCCGAAACGTACTTTGCAGGGCGTGGTCGTCAGCGACAAGCAAGCCAAGACCATCGTGGTGCGCGTCGATCGCCGCTTCACGCACCCGATCTACAAGAAGACGATCCGCCGTTCGAAGAACTATCACGCGCACGACGAGAGCAACGAGTTCAAGCCGGGCGACGTGGTGTGGATCGAGGAATCGAAGCCGATTTCGAAGTTGAAGCGCTGGGTCGTGATCCGGGGCGAACACAAGAAAAGCGCCTGA
- the rpsJ gene encoding 30S ribosomal protein S10 — MNGQNIRIRLKAFDHRILDTSTREIVNTAKRTGAQVRGPIPLPTRIEKFTVNRSPHVDKKSREQFEMRTHKRLLDIVDPTPQTVDALMKLDLAAGVDVEIKL; from the coding sequence ATGAACGGCCAAAACATTCGTATCCGTCTCAAGGCGTTCGACCATCGTATCCTCGATACGTCGACCCGTGAGATCGTGAACACGGCGAAGCGCACCGGCGCGCAGGTCCGCGGACCCATTCCGCTGCCCACCCGCATCGAGAAGTTCACCGTCAACCGTTCGCCCCACGTCGACAAGAAGAGCCGCGAACAGTTCGAGATGCGCACTCACAAGCGCCTGCTCGACATCGTCGATCCGACCCCGCAGACCGTCGATGCTTTGATGAAGCTCGACCTGGCCGCCGGTGTCGACGTCGAGATCAAGCTCTAA
- the rplX gene encoding 50S ribosomal protein L24, with product MAAKIRKGDKVVVLTGRDKGRTGEVFEVRPDAGTALVRGVNMVKRHQKQTQAQEGGIISKEAPIQLSNIAYVGKDGKPTRVGFKILADGKKVRIAKSSGAEIDG from the coding sequence ATGGCTGCGAAGATCCGCAAGGGCGACAAGGTCGTCGTGCTGACCGGCCGTGACAAGGGCCGCACCGGCGAAGTGTTCGAGGTTCGTCCCGACGCCGGCACCGCGCTGGTGCGCGGCGTCAACATGGTCAAGCGTCACCAGAAGCAGACGCAGGCCCAGGAGGGCGGCATCATCTCGAAAGAGGCGCCGATCCAACTGTCCAACATCGCGTATGTCGGCAAGGACGGAAAGCCGACCCGCGTCGGATTCAAGATTCTGGCGGACGGCAAGAAGGTCCGCATCGCCAAGAGCTC
- the rpsS gene encoding 30S ribosomal protein S19 — protein MVRSVWKGPFVEGSLLKKADAARASGRHDVIKIWSRRSTILPQFVGLTFGVYNGQKHVPVAVNEEMVGHKFGEFSPTRTFHGHSGDKKAKKA, from the coding sequence ATGGTTCGTTCAGTCTGGAAAGGCCCGTTCGTCGAGGGTTCTCTGCTCAAGAAGGCAGATGCCGCGCGCGCGTCCGGCCGTCACGACGTCATCAAGATCTGGAGCCGTCGCTCGACGATCCTGCCGCAGTTCGTTGGCCTGACCTTCGGCGTTTACAACGGTCAGAAGCACGTGCCGGTGGCGGTCAACGAGGAAATGGTCGGTCACAAGTTCGGCGAGTTCTCGCCGACCCGGACCTTCCATGGCCACTCCGGCGACAAGAAAGCCAAGAAGGCTTGA
- the rplC gene encoding 50S ribosomal protein L3 has product MRSGVIAQKVGMTRVFTEAGEHIPVTVLKLGNCQVVGHRTEEKNGYVALQLGSGARKTVYMPKAERGQFAVAKVEPKRRVEEFRVTADAMIPVGAEILADHFVVGQFVDVTGTSVGKGFAGGMKRWNFGGLRATHGVSVSHRSIGSTGGRQDPGKTWKNKKMPGHMGVDRITTLNLRVVQLDVERGLILVEGAVPGSKGGWIRVRDAVKKPLPKEAPKPGKFKVAGDAEAAPAAQEA; this is encoded by the coding sequence ATGCGCTCCGGAGTGATCGCACAAAAGGTCGGGATGACGCGGGTCTTCACGGAGGCCGGCGAACATATCCCCGTGACCGTGCTGAAGCTCGGCAATTGCCAGGTCGTAGGCCACCGCACCGAAGAGAAGAACGGTTACGTCGCGCTCCAGCTTGGTTCTGGCGCCCGCAAGACCGTTTACATGCCCAAGGCAGAGCGTGGCCAGTTCGCGGTCGCCAAGGTCGAGCCGAAGCGTCGGGTCGAGGAATTCCGCGTCACTGCGGATGCCATGATCCCCGTGGGAGCCGAGATCCTCGCCGACCATTTCGTCGTCGGCCAGTTCGTCGATGTCACCGGCACCTCGGTCGGTAAGGGCTTCGCCGGCGGCATGAAGCGCTGGAACTTCGGCGGTCTGCGTGCCACGCACGGTGTGTCGGTCTCGCATCGCTCGATCGGTTCGACCGGTGGTCGTCAGGACCCCGGCAAGACCTGGAAGAACAAGAAGATGCCCGGCCACATGGGTGTCGATCGCATCACCACGCTCAACCTCCGCGTCGTTCAGCTCGACGTCGAGCGTGGCCTGATCCTCGTCGAAGGCGCCGTTCCCGGCTCCAAGGGCGGCTGGATCCGCGTGCGCGACGCCGTCAAGAAGCCGCTGCCGAAGGAAGCTCCGAAGCCCGGCAAGTTCAAGGTTGCTGGCGACGCGGAAGCCGCCCCGGCTGCGCAGGAGGCGTGA
- the tuf gene encoding elongation factor Tu, translating to MAKAKFERTKPHCNIGTIGHVDHGKTSLTAAITKVLAEAGGATFTAYDQIDKAPEEKARGITISTAHVEYETPNRHYAHVDCPGHADYVKNMITGAAQMDGAILVVSAADGPMPQTREHILLARQVGVPALVVFLNKCDMVDDPELLELVELEVRELLSKYEFPGDKIPIIKGSALAALEDSDKKLGHDAIIELMKNVDSYIPQPERPIDQPFLMPVEDVFSISGRGTVVTGRVERGVVKVGEEIEIVGLRATQKTTVTGVEMFRKLLDQGQAGDNIGALLRGTKREDVERGQVLAKPGSVKPHTKFKAEAYILTKEEGGRHTPFFTNYRPQFYFRTTDVTGVVHLPEGTEMVMPGDNIAMEVHLIVPIAMEEKLRFAIREGGRTVGAGVVASIIE from the coding sequence ATGGCCAAAGCAAAGTTTGAACGTACCAAGCCGCACTGCAACATCGGCACCATCGGTCACGTCGACCATGGTAAGACGTCGCTGACCGCGGCGATCACCAAGGTTCTCGCCGAAGCCGGCGGTGCGACGTTCACCGCGTACGACCAGATCGACAAGGCGCCGGAAGAGAAGGCGCGCGGCATCACCATCTCGACCGCGCACGTCGAGTACGAGACGCCGAACCGCCACTACGCCCACGTCGACTGCCCCGGCCACGCCGACTACGTGAAGAACATGATCACCGGCGCCGCCCAGATGGACGGTGCGATCCTCGTCGTGTCGGCCGCTGACGGCCCGATGCCGCAGACCCGCGAGCACATCCTGCTCGCCCGCCAGGTCGGCGTACCCGCGCTCGTCGTGTTCCTCAACAAGTGCGACATGGTCGACGATCCGGAACTGCTCGAGCTCGTCGAGCTCGAAGTCCGCGAGCTGCTCTCGAAGTACGAATTCCCGGGCGACAAGATCCCGATCATCAAGGGTTCGGCTCTCGCCGCTCTCGAAGACAGCGACAAGAAGCTCGGCCACGATGCCATCATCGAGCTGATGAAGAACGTCGACAGCTACATTCCGCAGCCGGAGCGTCCGATCGACCAGCCGTTCCTGATGCCGGTCGAAGACGTGTTCTCGATCTCGGGCCGCGGCACCGTCGTGACCGGCCGTGTCGAGCGCGGCGTCGTCAAGGTCGGCGAGGAAATCGAGATCGTCGGTCTCCGTGCGACCCAGAAGACCACCGTCACCGGCGTCGAAATGTTCCGCAAGCTGCTCGATCAGGGTCAGGCCGGCGACAACATCGGCGCTCTGCTCCGCGGCACCAAGCGCGAGGACGTCGAGCGCGGCCAGGTTCTGGCCAAGCCGGGTTCGGTCAAGCCGCACACCAAGTTCAAGGCTGAGGCCTACATCCTCACCAAGGAAGAGGGCGGTCGCCACACCCCGTTCTTCACCAACTACCGTCCGCAGTTCTACTTCCGCACCACCGACGTGACCGGTGTCGTGCACCTGCCGGAAGGCACCGAGATGGTGATGCCGGGCGACAACATTGCGATGGAAGTGCACCTGATCGTGCCGATCGCGATGGAAGAGAAGCTCCGCTTCGCGATCCGCGAAGGCGGCCGCACCGTCGGCGCCGGCGTCGTCGCCTCGATCATCGAGTAA
- the rplB gene encoding 50S ribosomal protein L2 — MALKKFNPTTPGQRQLVMVDRSALYKGKPVKALTEGKHSSGGRNNTGRITVRFRGGGHKQTLRLVDFKRDKVDVPATVERLEYDPNRTAFIALIKYQDGEQAYILAPQRLAVGDTIVAGNYVDVKPGNVMPLGNMPVGTIIHNIEVKIGKGGQLARSAGTYAQLVGRDQDYVIIRLNSGEQRLVHGRCRGTIGAVSNPDHMNTSIGKAGRNRWLGRKPHNRGVSMNPIDHPHGGGEGRTSGGRHPVTPWGKPTKGKKTRTNKSTNKFILLSRHKRKK; from the coding sequence ATGGCACTGAAGAAATTCAATCCCACGACACCGGGCCAGCGCCAGCTGGTCATGGTCGATCGTTCAGCCCTCTACAAGGGCAAGCCGGTCAAGGCGCTCACCGAAGGCAAGCATTCCTCGGGCGGTCGCAACAACACCGGTCGCATCACCGTGCGCTTCCGCGGCGGCGGTCACAAGCAGACCCTGCGCCTCGTCGACTTCAAGCGCGACAAGGTCGATGTGCCCGCGACGGTCGAGCGGTTGGAATACGATCCGAACCGCACTGCGTTTATCGCGCTGATCAAGTATCAGGACGGCGAGCAGGCCTACATCCTGGCGCCGCAGCGCCTGGCCGTGGGTGACACCATCGTCGCCGGAAATTACGTCGACGTGAAGCCGGGCAACGTCATGCCGCTTGGCAACATGCCGGTCGGCACGATCATCCACAACATCGAGGTCAAGATCGGGAAGGGCGGCCAGCTCGCCCGTTCCGCGGGCACCTACGCCCAGCTCGTCGGCCGCGATCAGGACTACGTGATCATCCGCCTGAATTCGGGCGAGCAGCGCCTGGTGCACGGCCGTTGCCGCGGCACGATCGGCGCGGTGTCGAACCCGGATCACATGAACACCTCGATCGGCAAGGCCGGCCGCAACCGTTGGCTGGGCCGCAAGCCGCACAACCGCGGTGTTTCGATGAACCCGATCGACCATCCGCACGGCGGTGGTGAAGGTCGTACCTCGGGCGGTCGCCACCCGGTCACCCCGTGGGGCAAGCCGACCAAGGGCAAGAAGACCCGCACCAACAAGTCGACCAACAAATTCATTCTCCTAAGCCGCCACAAGCGGAAGAAGTAA
- a CDS encoding 50S ribosomal protein L23: MTKNIEPRHYDVILSPVVTEKATIASEHNKVLFKVAAKATKPQIKEAIEKLFDVKVKSVNTLVRKGKTKVFRGNLGSQSNTKRAIVTLEEGHRIDVTTGL, encoded by the coding sequence ATGACGAAGAACATCGAGCCTCGCCACTACGACGTGATCCTGTCGCCGGTCGTGACCGAAAAGGCGACGATCGCCTCGGAGCACAACAAGGTGCTGTTCAAGGTGGCCGCCAAGGCGACCAAGCCGCAGATCAAGGAAGCGATCGAGAAGCTGTTCGACGTCAAGGTCAAGAGCGTCAACACGCTGGTCCGCAAGGGCAAGACCAAGGTCTTCCGCGGCAATCTCGGTTCGCAGTCGAACACCAAGCGCGCGATCGTGACCCTCGAAGAGGGTCATCGGATCGACGTGACCACCGGTCTGTAA
- the rplD gene encoding 50S ribosomal protein L4 yields the protein MELKVTTLEGKEAGSVQLSDAIFGLEPRQDIIARCVQWQLNKRQAGTHKAKGRAEIWRTGKKMYKQKGTGGARHGSARVPQFRGGGRAFGPVVRSHATDLPKKVRALALKHALSAKAKDGDLLVIEKAALEAAKTKALLGHFSGLGLTNALIIDGAELNNGFAAAARNIPNMDVLPIQGINVYDILRRQKLVLTKAAIDALEARFK from the coding sequence ATGGAATTGAAGGTCACCACCCTCGAAGGTAAGGAAGCAGGCTCCGTCCAGCTGTCCGACGCCATTTTCGGCCTCGAGCCGCGCCAGGACATCATTGCGCGCTGCGTGCAGTGGCAGCTCAACAAGCGTCAGGCTGGCACGCACAAGGCCAAGGGCCGCGCCGAGATCTGGCGCACCGGCAAGAAGATGTACAAGCAGAAGGGTACCGGCGGTGCTCGTCACGGCTCGGCCCGCGTGCCGCAGTTCCGCGGCGGCGGTCGTGCCTTCGGTCCGGTGGTGCGTTCGCACGCCACCGACCTGCCGAAGAAGGTCCGTGCGCTCGCTCTCAAGCATGCGCTCTCGGCCAAGGCCAAGGACGGCGATCTGCTCGTGATCGAGAAGGCCGCGCTGGAAGCCGCCAAGACCAAGGCGCTGCTCGGTCACTTCTCGGGCCTCGGCTTGACTAACGCACTGATCATCGACGGTGCCGAACTCAACAACGGCTTCGCCGCTGCGGCCCGCAACATCCCGAACATGGACGTGCTGCCGATCCAGGGCATCAACGTCTATGACATCCTGCGCCGTCAGAAGCTCGTTCTGACCAAGGCCGCCATCGATGCGCTGGAGGCGCGCTTCAAATGA
- the rpsG gene encoding 30S ribosomal protein S7, whose amino-acid sequence MSRRHSAEKREVLPDPKFGNIIVTKFMNSVMYAGKKSVAEGIVYGAFGIIESKTKQNPLGVFEQALENVMPTIEVRSRRVGGATYQVPVEVRSTRRQALGIRWLISAARERNEKTMTERLSAELLDASNNRGNAVKKREDVHRMAEANRAFSHYRW is encoded by the coding sequence ATGTCTCGTCGCCACTCTGCGGAAAAGCGCGAAGTTCTCCCGGATCCGAAGTTCGGGAACATCATCGTCACCAAGTTCATGAACTCGGTGATGTACGCCGGCAAGAAGTCGGTCGCCGAAGGCATCGTCTACGGTGCGTTTGGCATCATCGAATCCAAGACCAAGCAGAACCCGCTCGGCGTGTTCGAGCAGGCACTCGAGAACGTCATGCCGACGATCGAAGTGCGCTCCCGCCGCGTCGGTGGTGCGACCTATCAGGTTCCGGTCGAGGTTCGTTCGACCCGCCGTCAGGCGCTGGGTATCCGCTGGCTGATCTCGGCGGCGCGTGAGCGCAACGAGAAGACGATGACCGAGCGTCTTTCGGCCGAGCTCCTGGACGCATCGAACAACCGAGGCAACGCCGTCAAGAAGCGTGAAGACGTGCACCGGATGGCGGAAGCCAACCGCGCCTTCTCGCACTATCGCTGGTAA
- the rpmC gene encoding 50S ribosomal protein L29, giving the protein MAQMKIEDIRAMSPDQQDDAILNLKKERFNLRFQRATGQLENTSRLREARRDIARIKTVAAQTRAKKK; this is encoded by the coding sequence ATGGCCCAGATGAAGATCGAAGACATCCGCGCGATGAGCCCCGACCAGCAGGATGACGCCATCCTGAACCTGAAGAAGGAGCGCTTCAACCTGCGCTTCCAGCGCGCCACCGGGCAGCTCGAGAACACCTCGCGCCTGCGCGAGGCCCGCCGTGACATCGCCCGGATCAAGACCGTCGCCGCGCAGACGCGCGCGAAGAAGAAGTAA
- the rplV gene encoding 50S ribosomal protein L22: MSKPKRERSLADNEAKAVARMLRVSPQKLNLVAQLIRGRKASAALADLQFSRKRIAVDVKKCLESAIANAENNHDLDVDDLVVAQAFVGNGLVMKRFAARGRGRSGRVYKPFSQLTIIVRQVEAEAAAA, translated from the coding sequence ATGAGCAAACCTAAGCGCGAACGGAGCCTCGCCGACAACGAGGCCAAGGCGGTCGCCCGGATGCTGCGGGTGAGCCCGCAGAAGCTCAACCTGGTCGCCCAGCTCATTCGCGGCCGGAAGGCTTCCGCTGCGCTCGCCGACCTGCAGTTTTCGCGCAAGCGGATCGCGGTCGACGTGAAGAAGTGCCTGGAATCGGCTATCGCCAATGCCGAGAACAACCACGACCTCGACGTCGATGATCTCGTCGTGGCGCAGGCCTTCGTCGGCAACGGCCTCGTGATGAAGCGCTTCGCCGCCCGTGGCCGTGGCCGCTCGGGCCGTGTCTATAAACCATTTTCGCAGCTGACGATCATTGTTCGTCAGGTCGAAGCCGAAGCAGCAGCGGCTTAA